One segment of Bacillus alkalisoli DNA contains the following:
- a CDS encoding MBL fold metallo-hydrolase: protein MSVKDISVKELTSKVLNHEKLFILDVRPTDAFDDWKIEGRNVHIINTPYFDLLEGIDSIEDKLPKGEPIYVVCAKGGSSLMVAEQIVKAGYDNIFSVEGGMKAWSEHLEPIKVGELKNGGAIYQFVRIGKGCLSYIIDSNGEGAIIDTNRMIDQYESFVKENNMKITHVFDTHLHADHISGGRQFAENHQATYYLPPKDADDVQFEYKPLQDGDEFTVGNTTVKAVYSPGHTIGSTSFVVDDQYLLTGDILFIDSIGRPDLAGKAEDWVGDLRTTLYERYKDLTDELLVLPAHFMGIGEMNEDGSVAKKLKDLYNENHGLNIQDEGEFRKAVTENLPPQPNSYQEIREMNMGKIHPDAEKQREMEIGPNRCAIR, encoded by the coding sequence ATGTCAGTAAAAGATATTTCCGTAAAAGAACTAACGAGCAAGGTCCTAAATCACGAAAAACTTTTTATACTAGACGTTCGACCAACCGATGCATTTGACGATTGGAAAATAGAAGGGCGAAATGTGCACATTATTAACACCCCATATTTTGACTTGTTGGAAGGAATAGACTCGATAGAAGACAAACTACCAAAAGGTGAACCAATCTACGTTGTATGTGCAAAAGGTGGTTCGTCCCTAATGGTAGCGGAACAAATTGTAAAAGCTGGATATGATAACATATTTTCCGTAGAAGGTGGTATGAAAGCTTGGAGTGAGCATCTAGAGCCAATAAAAGTTGGAGAGCTGAAAAACGGTGGAGCTATTTATCAATTTGTTCGGATTGGAAAAGGCTGCTTATCTTATATCATTGACTCGAATGGTGAAGGTGCTATCATAGACACGAATCGAATGATTGACCAGTATGAATCTTTTGTAAAAGAAAACAACATGAAGATTACACATGTCTTTGATACGCATCTACACGCCGATCACATTTCGGGTGGTAGACAGTTTGCTGAAAATCATCAAGCAACCTATTATCTCCCACCGAAGGATGCAGATGATGTGCAGTTCGAATACAAACCATTACAAGATGGCGATGAGTTTACAGTTGGTAATACAACGGTTAAAGCCGTTTATTCACCAGGTCACACCATTGGAAGTACTTCGTTTGTAGTAGATGACCAATATTTATTAACAGGCGATATTCTATTCATCGACTCCATTGGTAGACCAGATCTTGCAGGTAAGGCAGAAGATTGGGTTGGTGATTTAAGAACGACTCTGTATGAGCGTTATAAAGATTTAACAGATGAGCTTCTCGTATTACCAGCTCACTTTATGGGCATTGGAGAAATGAATGAAGATGGCAGTGTCGCCAAAAAGCTTAAGGATCTTTATAACGAAAACCATGGCCTTAACATCCAAGATGAAGGTGAATTTAGAAAAGCAGTTACGGAAAACTTACCTCCACAGCCAAACTCTTATCAAGAAATACGAGAGATGAATATGGGGAAAATCCATCCTGATGCGGAAAAACAACGTGAAATGGAAATAGGACCGAACCGTTGTGCAATTAGATAA
- a CDS encoding carbonic anhydrase, which produces MEQLDLRDRNKLFIEKVKKENPNFFDELKKGQTPEYFLISCSDSRVSPSVITQTSLGEMFVHRNIANQVNLEDESLSASLYYALKHLKVKKIVVKGHTDCGGVKAAWNENDEEELRGWIKGVRDSLPEKTNETEKLTVDELTKYNVLSQVEKLKQHPVYVKYGTGVQISGCLFHVDTGELEKITN; this is translated from the coding sequence ATGGAACAACTAGATTTACGGGATAGAAATAAATTGTTTATTGAAAAAGTAAAAAAAGAAAACCCGAACTTTTTTGATGAGTTGAAAAAAGGCCAAACACCAGAATATTTTCTTATTTCTTGCAGTGATTCAAGGGTAAGTCCTTCTGTCATTACCCAAACTTCTTTAGGAGAAATGTTTGTACACCGTAACATCGCAAACCAAGTGAACCTAGAAGATGAAAGCTTATCAGCAAGTCTTTATTATGCATTAAAGCACTTAAAAGTAAAAAAAATAGTAGTAAAAGGCCACACAGACTGCGGTGGCGTAAAAGCAGCTTGGAACGAAAACGATGAAGAAGAACTAAGAGGCTGGATAAAAGGTGTAAGAGACAGTCTGCCAGAAAAAACAAATGAAACAGAAAAGTTAACCGTCGACGAACTTACAAAATACAATGTCCTTTCTCAAGTAGAAAAACTAAAACAACATCCTGTTTACGTGAAATATGGTACCGGCGTACAAATATCAGGCTGCCTATTCCATGTTGATACAGGAGAACTAGAAAAAATAACAAATTAA
- a CDS encoding glutaredoxin family protein, producing MNKITTYTTNRCPYCVMLKNFLIDKNIPFEEVNVENNPHLMQQLVNETGQMGVPQTNVNGKWILGFDPNGIVEALNR from the coding sequence ATGAATAAAATTACAACTTATACAACTAACCGTTGTCCATATTGTGTTATGTTAAAAAATTTCTTAATTGATAAAAATATTCCATTTGAAGAAGTCAATGTAGAAAACAATCCTCACTTAATGCAACAACTAGTAAACGAAACTGGTCAAATGGGAGTACCTCAAACAAACGTAAACGGAAAATGGATCCTAGGCTTCGACCCAAACGGAATCGTAGAAGCTTTAAATAGATAA
- a CDS encoding SulP family inorganic anion transporter, with product MLKKWIPAFEWIPNYKKGDLSGDMQAGLIVAIMLIPQGMAYAMLAGLPPVIGLYASTIPLIIYALFGTSRQLAVGPVAMVSLLVLSGVSLLAEPGSQEYISLVLLLMLMIGLIQFLMGVLKLGFLVNFISHAVISAFTSAAAIIIGLSQLKHLLGVKLEADKDVFKILFEAITRVAEINPTTFAIGILSIITLVLFKKVMPKIPAPLVVVVSTILVVYFFQLERVGVKIVGEVPSGLPTFSLPMFSLESVIALLPIAITISLIGFMESIAMAKAIAAKEKYKVVPNKELIGLGLANVAGSFFSAYPVTGGFSRSAVNYQSGARTPLASIISAALIVLTLLFFTDLFYFLPNSVLAAIIMVAVYSLIDFKEAKHLFQVRALDGWTWVITFAGTLILGIEEGILVGIAFSLILFIGRSAYPHVAEIGLLEKENVYRNIIRYPDAKINENVLLYRVDASLYFANMSYLEDKLIQRIGDQPKIKWVVLDFSGVNSIDAVAIHALEEIIDSYDKAGVTFLLASVKGPVRDVLQKAHWDEKYQGKYEFLSIDHAVNAIERKEV from the coding sequence ATGTTGAAAAAGTGGATTCCAGCCTTTGAATGGATACCAAATTATAAAAAAGGCGACCTATCAGGAGATATGCAAGCGGGATTAATTGTTGCGATTATGTTAATTCCACAAGGGATGGCCTATGCGATGTTAGCTGGCTTACCACCAGTAATCGGGCTATACGCATCTACTATACCGCTAATCATATACGCACTATTCGGGACGTCTCGTCAGCTTGCTGTAGGTCCAGTCGCGATGGTGTCTTTATTAGTATTATCTGGAGTTTCCCTCTTAGCTGAACCAGGATCACAAGAGTATATTTCACTCGTACTGCTACTCATGTTGATGATTGGACTTATACAATTTTTAATGGGAGTACTTAAGCTTGGATTTTTAGTTAATTTTATCTCACATGCTGTTATTAGTGCATTTACTTCAGCTGCCGCTATCATTATTGGTCTTAGTCAATTAAAGCATCTATTAGGTGTGAAGCTAGAGGCTGATAAAGATGTGTTCAAAATTTTGTTTGAAGCTATAACTAGAGTAGCAGAAATTAATCCAACAACTTTTGCAATAGGTATTTTAAGTATCATTACTTTAGTATTGTTCAAAAAAGTAATGCCAAAAATCCCAGCCCCACTAGTTGTAGTCGTATCGACTATATTAGTTGTCTACTTCTTTCAATTAGAAAGAGTTGGAGTAAAGATTGTTGGAGAAGTACCAAGTGGATTACCTACATTCTCCTTACCTATGTTTAGTTTAGAATCAGTAATTGCATTATTACCAATCGCAATCACCATTTCTTTAATTGGTTTTATGGAATCGATCGCGATGGCAAAAGCGATAGCTGCAAAAGAAAAATATAAAGTAGTTCCAAATAAAGAGCTTATTGGTTTAGGATTAGCAAACGTTGCTGGTTCTTTCTTCTCTGCTTACCCTGTAACAGGTGGATTCTCAAGATCCGCAGTAAATTACCAATCAGGTGCAAGAACACCATTAGCTAGTATCATTAGTGCGGCACTAATCGTATTAACATTGTTATTTTTCACGGACTTATTCTACTTCCTGCCAAACTCAGTATTAGCAGCAATTATTATGGTCGCTGTATACAGCTTAATTGATTTCAAAGAAGCGAAACACTTATTCCAAGTTCGCGCGTTAGACGGTTGGACGTGGGTGATTACTTTTGCTGGAACATTAATTCTTGGAATCGAGGAAGGAATCTTAGTAGGAATTGCCTTCTCATTAATCCTTTTCATTGGAAGAAGTGCCTACCCACATGTCGCAGAAATAGGTTTATTAGAGAAAGAAAATGTGTACCGTAATATCATTCGCTATCCGGATGCTAAAATAAATGAAAATGTTTTACTGTATCGTGTAGACGCTTCCCTATACTTTGCAAACATGTCCTATTTAGAAGATAAGTTAATTCAACGAATCGGCGACCAACCAAAAATAAAATGGGTTGTTTTAGACTTTAGTGGTGTTAACTCTATAGATGCAGTTGCCATACATGCTTTAGAGGAAATTATTGATTCTTATGATAAAGCTGGCGTAACCTTCTTATTAGCAAGCGTGAAAGGGCCAGTACGAGATGTGCTTCAAAAAGCTCATTGGGATGAAAAGTATCAAGGTAAATATGAGTTCTTATCCATTGATCATGCAGTAAATGCCATTGAAAGAAAAGAGGTGTAA
- a CDS encoding YitT family protein — translation MKIFFEYLLLTVGSILVAIGLELILAPNKLVDGGVTALAIMGKNLFNVPIWLIFLGFNLPILIFTAKDVGKQFVVRTLYANVITTFALIYLAPKAAITSSEVLIVLYGGLTLGTGVGIVVKYGGAIDGTEMLAVWFHRHYGISISTFLLAINAVILTMVAFVFSLEQAMFSLAIFYIVSKIIDFLLDGLNQGKSVMIISDIPDEIAEALMEEIDARITFLHGEGGFTGEHRKMIYCITNRFMYLKLKQVVLNIDPSAVIEASFVAETTGVKKHSYFPKSKG, via the coding sequence TTGAAAATATTTTTCGAGTATTTGTTATTAACAGTCGGCTCCATATTGGTAGCGATTGGTTTAGAACTAATATTAGCACCTAACAAGTTGGTTGACGGAGGAGTTACAGCACTTGCCATTATGGGGAAAAATTTATTTAACGTTCCAATATGGCTCATTTTCCTCGGATTTAACTTACCAATCCTTATATTTACTGCAAAAGATGTTGGGAAACAATTTGTTGTTCGAACACTTTACGCCAATGTTATAACAACGTTTGCCCTCATTTATTTAGCGCCAAAAGCAGCTATCACTTCTTCTGAAGTATTAATCGTTTTATATGGTGGGCTTACTTTAGGGACAGGTGTAGGGATTGTCGTGAAGTATGGGGGAGCTATTGACGGAACAGAAATGTTAGCCGTATGGTTCCATCGACATTACGGTATTTCCATTAGTACATTTTTGCTAGCAATAAATGCTGTTATTTTAACGATGGTTGCCTTTGTCTTTTCATTAGAACAAGCGATGTTTTCACTAGCTATTTTTTACATAGTATCAAAAATTATTGATTTCTTATTAGATGGCTTAAATCAAGGTAAATCTGTTATGATTATTTCCGATATACCAGATGAAATTGCGGAAGCATTAATGGAAGAGATTGATGCTCGTATTACTTTTCTGCATGGAGAAGGTGGATTTACTGGTGAGCATAGAAAGATGATTTACTGTATTACAAACCGCTTTATGTATTTGAAACTTAAACAAGTTGTGTTAAATATAGACCCGAGTGCCGTAATAGAAGCTTCTTTTGTAGCGGAAACGACTGGTGTGAAAAAGCATAGTTACTTTCCGAAAAGTAAAGGATAA
- a CDS encoding sulfurtransferase TusA family protein, with protein MNADKVLDAKGLACPMPIVRTKKAMNELESGQVLEILTTDKGAKNDLTAWAKAGGHELLNHEENGDVFTFWIKKG; from the coding sequence ATGAACGCAGATAAAGTATTAGACGCAAAAGGATTAGCATGTCCAATGCCAATCGTTAGAACAAAAAAGGCTATGAACGAATTAGAATCAGGTCAAGTATTAGAAATCTTAACAACTGATAAAGGTGCAAAGAACGACTTAACTGCTTGGGCAAAAGCTGGTGGACACGAATTATTAAATCATGAAGAAAATGGTGACGTGTTTACATTCTGGATCAAAAAGGGTTAA
- a CDS encoding site-2 protease family protein — protein sequence MIEFILFLLIGIPFIHLVHELGHVVVARIFHVKKTRIVLGMGSPVFQFSILGTSVEINKIYMFGGYSTNDEDGKLSYLQQALISLGGPTLNILLIFASIPFITRENVYFFTLFISFNIWIALSNLIPFKFGDKRSDGWVIASSIYYGISAFLRKYK from the coding sequence ATGATAGAGTTCATCCTTTTTCTACTTATTGGAATACCTTTCATTCACTTGGTTCATGAGCTTGGGCACGTAGTAGTGGCAAGAATTTTTCACGTAAAAAAAACTAGAATCGTACTTGGGATGGGCAGCCCAGTCTTCCAATTTAGCATTTTAGGCACAAGTGTCGAAATAAACAAGATTTACATGTTTGGTGGGTATTCAACAAATGACGAGGATGGCAAGCTTTCCTATCTTCAACAAGCACTAATTTCGCTAGGTGGTCCGACTCTTAATATCCTATTGATCTTTGCATCCATCCCTTTTATTACTAGAGAAAATGTGTACTTTTTTACGTTGTTTATTTCTTTTAATATATGGATTGCCTTATCTAATTTAATACCTTTTAAGTTTGGGGATAAGCGTTCGGATGGATGGGTCATTGCCTCTTCTATTTACTATGGAATAAGCGCATTTTTAAGAAAATATAAG
- a CDS encoding MBL fold metallo-hydrolase, with amino-acid sequence MTTTAKLITAKELTEKVLNKENTFILDVRNETDFQDWKVEGENFEYLNVPYFELIDGIEPIADKIPKDKEVVVICAKGGSAVFVAEQLAEAGFDRVSTSEDGMKAWSEHLHKAKVYADDNIEVYQFIRVGKGCLSYMVVSDDEALIVDPSRFLSEYTEAAAAHNAKITHIVDSHLHADHISGGKLLAEQTDANYYLMKSEGAVFDFNALENFEKIEFNKVTLEVLAVKTPGHTPGSVSFFVNNKLLFSGDTIFVSGLGRPDLGNKVREWANDLYDTVHTKVAEIADDVIVLPGHYADLNSELNDKGFIGDTLGSIRTRNEKMFTTPKEEFLNNVEKSASSVKPPNFEEIVAINRGVEQADQVKMQELEIGPNRCAVHHTE; translated from the coding sequence ATGACAACAACAGCAAAGTTAATTACAGCTAAAGAATTAACAGAAAAAGTATTAAACAAAGAAAACACCTTCATTTTAGACGTTCGTAACGAAACAGACTTTCAAGACTGGAAAGTAGAAGGAGAAAACTTCGAATACTTAAACGTACCATATTTCGAATTGATCGACGGTATTGAGCCAATAGCTGACAAAATCCCGAAAGATAAAGAAGTAGTAGTTATTTGTGCAAAAGGTGGGTCGGCCGTATTTGTAGCAGAACAATTAGCCGAAGCAGGCTTTGACCGTGTATCTACTTCAGAAGATGGAATGAAAGCATGGAGCGAACATTTGCATAAAGCAAAAGTATATGCAGACGATAATATTGAAGTATATCAATTTATTCGTGTAGGTAAAGGATGTTTATCTTACATGGTAGTATCTGACGATGAAGCGTTAATCGTGGATCCATCCCGCTTCTTAAGTGAGTACACAGAAGCGGCAGCAGCCCACAATGCAAAAATCACTCATATCGTAGATTCACATTTACATGCTGACCACATTTCAGGTGGCAAGTTATTAGCAGAGCAAACGGATGCAAACTATTATTTAATGAAGAGCGAAGGTGCCGTTTTTGACTTCAATGCACTTGAAAATTTCGAGAAAATCGAATTTAACAAAGTGACACTAGAAGTTTTAGCTGTAAAAACACCAGGTCACACACCAGGAAGTGTATCATTTTTCGTAAATAACAAATTACTATTCTCAGGAGATACCATTTTTGTAAGTGGATTAGGTCGCCCAGATTTAGGAAATAAAGTGAGAGAATGGGCAAATGACCTTTATGATACAGTGCATACGAAAGTAGCAGAAATAGCGGATGACGTAATTGTTTTACCAGGTCACTATGCTGACTTAAACAGTGAGTTAAATGATAAAGGGTTTATAGGGGATACTTTAGGGAGCATCCGTACTCGTAACGAGAAAATGTTTACAACACCAAAAGAAGAATTTTTAAACAACGTAGAAAAATCAGCAAGCTCTGTAAAACCACCTAACTTCGAAGAAATAGTAGCGATTAACCGCGGTGTCGAGCAAGCTGATCAAGTCAAAATGCAAGAATTAGAAATCGGACCGAATCGTTGTGCGGTTCACCACACAGAATAA
- a CDS encoding MBL fold metallo-hydrolase produces the protein MLNAMNSKDVTKKILNNEPLFILDVRNTEDFTNWKIEGSTVEHKNIPYFDLMDGVEAFLTDIPTENVLVVCAKEGSSIFVGEMLVEAGVKNVSYLQGGMKAWSEYLEPVKVADLKDGGTLYQFVRIGKGCLSYLVESKGEAMIIDSTRMVDQYISFVEEKGLKIVHVADTHLHADHISGGRKIREATNATYWLPPKDAEEVTFAYEKLEDGVEITVGDTKVQVQAIYSPGHTIGSTSFVVDNQYLLTGDILFVESIGRPDLAGKAQDWVADLRETLYTRYKELSYDLVVLPAHFGNMSEVGEGGLVAARLGDLFENNAGLNIEDEEEFRKLVSENLPPQPNAYVEIRETNMGKINPSDDEQRDMEVGPNRCAVHG, from the coding sequence AAAAGATGTAACGAAAAAAATCTTAAACAATGAGCCATTATTTATTTTAGATGTACGTAATACAGAGGATTTCACTAACTGGAAAATCGAAGGATCGACAGTTGAACATAAAAATATTCCTTACTTTGATTTAATGGATGGTGTAGAAGCGTTTTTAACTGACATTCCAACTGAAAATGTTTTAGTAGTATGTGCGAAAGAAGGTTCCTCTATTTTTGTTGGTGAGATGTTAGTAGAAGCAGGAGTGAAAAATGTTTCTTACTTACAAGGTGGTATGAAGGCTTGGAGTGAGTATTTAGAGCCTGTAAAAGTGGCAGACCTAAAAGATGGCGGTACATTATACCAATTCGTACGAATCGGTAAAGGTTGCTTATCGTACCTTGTAGAATCAAAAGGTGAAGCAATGATTATTGACTCTACTCGTATGGTAGACCAGTATATTAGCTTCGTTGAAGAAAAAGGGTTAAAAATTGTTCACGTAGCAGATACACATTTACATGCGGATCACATTTCTGGTGGACGTAAAATCCGTGAAGCTACAAATGCAACTTATTGGTTACCACCAAAAGATGCAGAAGAGGTTACGTTTGCATATGAAAAATTAGAAGACGGTGTTGAAATTACGGTTGGAGACACGAAAGTTCAAGTACAAGCTATTTACTCTCCTGGTCATACAATTGGAAGTACTTCTTTCGTAGTAGATAACCAATATTTATTAACTGGTGATATTCTTTTCGTAGAGTCAATCGGTCGTCCTGACTTAGCTGGGAAAGCACAAGATTGGGTTGCAGATTTACGTGAAACGTTATATACACGTTACAAAGAGTTATCTTATGATTTAGTCGTTTTACCTGCTCACTTCGGAAACATGTCTGAAGTAGGTGAAGGTGGATTAGTAGCAGCACGCTTAGGTGATTTATTCGAAAACAATGCAGGTCTAAACATTGAAGACGAAGAAGAATTCCGTAAATTAGTTTCTGAAAACTTACCACCACAGCCAAATGCTTACGTGGAAATTCGTGAAACAAACATGGGTAAAATTAACCCATCTGATGATGAGCAACGTGACATGGAAGTTGGTCCAAACCGTTGTGCGGTACATGGATAA
- a CDS encoding YidH family protein, translating to MNQNTTEESKYIQQHLANERTYLAWVRTAIAIIGIGFLATSLHFNTDLQSILNDRIAISISVFSIFIGLATLLLSTIIYFRNRKNINTQTFHSSFKLIIFMTIIIATVFLVFLLYFIA from the coding sequence ATGAATCAAAACACAACCGAAGAATCTAAATATATTCAACAACATTTAGCAAACGAAAGAACGTATTTGGCCTGGGTTCGTACAGCCATTGCCATCATCGGTATCGGCTTTTTAGCAACCTCCCTGCACTTTAACACAGACCTTCAATCAATCTTAAATGATAGAATAGCTATCTCCATTAGCGTATTTTCTATCTTTATTGGACTTGCGACCCTACTGTTATCCACCATCATTTATTTTCGAAATAGGAAGAACATCAATACACAAACCTTCCATTCTTCCTTCAAATTAATTATTTTTATGACCATAATAATTGCGACAGTTTTCCTAGTATTTCTTTTATATTTTATCGCCTAA